In a genomic window of Flavobacterium lipolyticum:
- a CDS encoding GlmU family protein, whose product MNYILFDGPVRNALLPFTFTRPVADILIGIMTIRQKWEARLGSTITTITEDYLSEKFPMVEMEENVMINAAYLPNDALAEMVSDLKANQAIFKGDDVIAFFTNENQEEVDFDSYEIIPYNDACLTVEHTWDIFSKNDAAIREDFQYLTEDRKSQPIPKSVNVIAPENVFLEEGAKLEFVTLNASNGPIYIGKNAEIMEGTVIRGPFALCENAQVKLNAKVYGATTVGPGSRIGGEVKNSVLFANSNKGHDGFLGDSVLGEWCNIGADSNNSNLKNNYEEVKLWSYETEGFAKTGLQFCGLMMGDHSKCGINTMFNTGTVVGVSANIFGSGFPRNFVPSFSWGGAAGFTTYVTKKAFETAKLVMGRRNIEFDETEASILEHIFEETKKWRKD is encoded by the coding sequence ATGAATTACATTCTTTTTGACGGTCCCGTCCGGAATGCATTATTACCTTTTACTTTTACAAGACCTGTTGCCGATATATTAATTGGAATTATGACGATTCGTCAGAAATGGGAAGCGCGTTTAGGTTCTACTATAACGACCATTACTGAAGATTATTTATCGGAAAAATTTCCAATGGTAGAAATGGAAGAGAATGTAATGATCAATGCAGCGTATTTACCAAATGATGCACTTGCTGAGATGGTTTCAGATTTAAAGGCTAATCAGGCTATTTTTAAAGGGGATGATGTAATTGCTTTTTTTACGAATGAAAATCAGGAAGAAGTTGATTTTGATTCGTATGAAATCATTCCATACAATGACGCTTGTCTGACCGTAGAACATACCTGGGATATTTTTTCTAAAAACGATGCTGCGATCCGTGAAGATTTTCAGTATTTGACCGAAGACAGAAAATCGCAGCCAATCCCAAAAAGTGTAAACGTTATTGCTCCCGAAAACGTATTTCTGGAAGAAGGCGCAAAATTAGAGTTCGTAACACTGAATGCTTCTAATGGGCCAATATATATAGGTAAGAATGCAGAAATTATGGAAGGAACCGTAATTCGCGGACCTTTTGCTTTATGTGAGAATGCACAGGTGAAACTAAACGCCAAAGTTTACGGAGCTACAACAGTAGGTCCCGGATCGAGAATTGGTGGAGAAGTTAAGAACTCGGTGCTTTTTGCGAATTCAAACAAAGGTCATGATGGATTTTTAGGGGATTCTGTTTTAGGCGAATGGTGTAACATTGGTGCAGATAGCAACAATTCGAACCTGAAGAACAATTACGAAGAGGTGAAATTATGGAGCTACGAAACCGAAGGTTTTGCTAAAACCGGACTTCAGTTTTGTGGTTTAATGATGGGAGATCACAGTAAATGTGGTATCAATACCATGTTCAATACCGGGACAGTAGTTGGAGTAAGTGCTAATATTTTCGGAAGCGGTTTTCCGCGCAATTTTGTTCCAAGTTTTTCCTGGGGCGGGGCAGCTGGTTTTACAACTTATGTGACCAAAAAAGCTTTTGAAACAGCGAAATTAGTTATGGGACGCCGAAATATTGAATTTGACGAAACAGAAGCTTCAATTTTAGAACACATTTTCGAAGAAACTAAAAAATGGAGGAAAGATTAA
- a CDS encoding PDDEXK nuclease domain-containing protein: MSDKPDTNDKPELLDSIIGLIDQTRHFVAKTVNQELTILYWKIGKTINEEILKNDRADYGKKTVQILSLELSKRYGTGFSKRNIHSFIKLNTIFQDFTIVQTLSAQLSWSHLYSILSIDNNIKREFYIQMSIHERWSVRTLQDRVDSMLFERTAISKKPEETIINDLALLKNEKLISPDLTFRDPYFLDFLGLHDTYSEKDLESSILAQLQNFITEMGSEFAFLARQKRITIDNEDFYIDLLFYHRGLKSLVAIDLKLGKFKAGYKGQMELYLRWLEKNEQKEGENKPIGLILCSEKSPEQINYLMLDNDEQIKVSAYLTQLPEKKLLLEKLEKAIAIAENNIKNK, from the coding sequence ATGAGTGACAAGCCTGACACAAATGACAAACCTGAACTATTAGACTCGATAATTGGACTAATAGATCAGACACGTCATTTTGTTGCCAAAACGGTTAATCAGGAATTAACAATACTTTATTGGAAAATCGGAAAAACGATTAATGAAGAGATTCTAAAAAATGATCGGGCCGATTATGGAAAAAAAACAGTTCAAATCTTAAGCCTGGAATTATCCAAAAGATACGGAACGGGGTTTAGTAAAAGAAACATTCATAGTTTTATAAAACTTAACACTATTTTTCAAGACTTTACAATTGTGCAGACACTGTCTGCACAATTGAGTTGGTCTCATTTATATTCAATACTAAGCATTGACAACAATATAAAACGTGAATTCTACATCCAAATGAGTATTCACGAAAGATGGAGCGTTCGAACTTTACAAGACCGCGTGGACAGCATGCTTTTTGAAAGAACTGCGATCAGCAAAAAACCCGAAGAAACAATCATTAATGATTTAGCTTTACTCAAAAACGAAAAACTAATTAGTCCGGACTTAACTTTTCGCGATCCGTATTTCTTAGATTTTTTAGGATTACATGACACTTATTCCGAAAAAGACTTAGAAAGTTCCATCTTAGCTCAATTACAAAACTTCATCACAGAGATGGGCAGTGAATTTGCTTTTCTAGCCCGTCAAAAAAGAATCACTATTGATAATGAAGATTTTTATATTGATTTACTTTTTTACCATAGGGGATTAAAATCTCTGGTCGCTATTGATCTAAAACTTGGAAAATTTAAAGCCGGCTATAAAGGCCAAATGGAATTGTATTTACGCTGGTTAGAGAAAAACGAACAAAAAGAAGGAGAAAACAAACCAATTGGATTAATTTTATGCAGTGAGAAATCACCCGAACAGATTAATTATCTAATGCTGGACAATGACGAACAAATCAAAGTCTCAGCCTATTTAACCCAATTACCTGAAAAAAAATTATTATTAGAAAAGCTAGAAAAAGCAATTGCCATAGCAGAAAATAACATCAAAAATAAATGA
- a CDS encoding DUF4199 domain-containing protein, with protein sequence MINEVIKKNGITYGVMIGIASALFTATIYAIDLNLFTAWWMGIIGIVISLTISIVLLSKTKKELKGVFPFKDAFTTYFIAAVIGVLISTLFNIVLFNVIDPGAKDTLNEIMIKYTANMMQKFGAPASSINEAISKMKESSPYSTFELLKGSVFAIVISAIFGLIFAAFFKSKTTQE encoded by the coding sequence ATGATCAATGAAGTTATTAAAAAGAATGGAATTACTTACGGTGTAATGATTGGAATTGCATCTGCATTATTTACTGCTACGATATACGCGATTGATCTGAATCTGTTCACAGCCTGGTGGATGGGTATCATAGGTATTGTAATCAGTTTGACAATCAGCATTGTTTTACTTTCTAAAACCAAGAAAGAATTAAAAGGAGTTTTCCCTTTCAAAGATGCTTTTACCACTTACTTTATAGCAGCTGTAATTGGGGTTCTAATTTCTACTTTATTTAATATTGTTTTATTTAACGTTATTGATCCGGGCGCAAAAGATACTTTAAACGAAATCATGATCAAATACACTGCAAACATGATGCAGAAATTTGGAGCTCCTGCTTCATCAATTAATGAAGCCATTAGCAAAATGAAAGAAAGCAGCCCTTACTCGACTTTTGAATTATTAAAGGGATCTGTTTTTGCAATTGTTATCAGTGCCATTTTCGGATTAATTTTCGCCGCATTTTTTAAAAGCAAAACTACACAAGAATAA
- a CDS encoding type B 50S ribosomal protein L31, protein MKKGIHPENYRLVAFKDMSNDEVFITKSTADTKETIEVDGVEYPVVKMEISRTSHPFYTGKSKLIDTAGRIDKFKTKYAKHAKK, encoded by the coding sequence ATGAAAAAAGGAATTCACCCAGAAAATTACAGATTAGTTGCATTTAAAGACATGTCAAATGACGAAGTTTTTATCACTAAATCTACTGCAGATACAAAAGAAACAATTGAAGTTGACGGAGTTGAGTATCCAGTTGTAAAAATGGAGATTTCTAGAACATCTCACCCATTTTATACTGGTAAATCTAAACTTATCGATACTGCAGGACGTATTGATAAATTCAAAACTAAATATGCAAAACACGCTAAAAAATAA
- a CDS encoding ABC transporter ATP-binding protein, with protein sequence MSNFKKIVPFIYPYKRYAFLNIFFNILYALFSTLSFMALIPMLQVLFDKTKKNYVMPTYDGITHAKEFAENYLSYYITKNTDPNNPGFILSVMVALIISIFLLKNLADYLAMFFINFLRNGVLRDMRNALYKKTLELPLAFYSEKRKGDVISRISADVNEVQTSFLAILELIVKEPLTIVFTICAMLIISAKLTLFVFVFIPVSGYIISLIGKQLKKQSGKAQQEQGSFLSTIEETIGGLKVVKGYNAENYFNTIFQNSTERFFKLSNSIGNRQNLASPASEFMGITVIAILLWYGGQMVLIEKTLDGPSFIAYMGLAYNILTPAKAISKASYGVKRGNAAAERVLEILEQENTITSKDKAVEKTTFDSNISVQNINFKYEDETVLKDFSLDIKKGQTVALVGQSGSGKSTIANLLTRFYDVNDGTISIDGINIKDMNLQSLRSLMGLVTQDSILFNDTIKANIALGKLNATDDEIIEALKIANAFEFVNNLPLGIYTNIGDSGNKLSGGQKQRLSIARAVLKNPPIMILDEATSALDTESEKFVQVALENMMQNRTSIVIAHRLSTIQKADVIVVMQKGKIVEQGTHDELIAHNGTYNKLVTMQSFES encoded by the coding sequence ATGAGTAATTTCAAAAAAATAGTTCCTTTTATATACCCGTATAAAAGATATGCATTCTTAAATATCTTTTTTAATATTTTGTATGCACTTTTTAGCACGCTTTCTTTCATGGCATTAATTCCGATGCTTCAGGTTTTGTTTGACAAAACGAAGAAGAATTATGTAATGCCCACTTATGACGGAATTACTCATGCAAAAGAATTTGCCGAAAACTATCTGAGCTATTACATTACAAAGAATACCGATCCTAATAATCCCGGATTTATACTTTCTGTGATGGTTGCTCTTATCATTTCGATCTTTTTACTGAAAAATTTAGCCGACTATCTCGCTATGTTTTTCATTAATTTTTTACGAAATGGTGTATTGAGAGACATGCGAAATGCATTGTATAAAAAAACATTGGAACTGCCTTTGGCTTTTTATTCTGAAAAAAGAAAAGGAGACGTTATCTCCCGAATTTCTGCTGATGTCAATGAGGTTCAAACTTCGTTTTTAGCGATCTTAGAACTTATCGTAAAAGAACCCTTAACGATTGTTTTTACCATATGTGCTATGTTAATCATCAGTGCTAAACTCACCCTGTTTGTATTTGTTTTTATTCCTGTTTCGGGATATATTATCTCCTTAATCGGAAAACAATTAAAAAAACAGTCGGGTAAAGCTCAACAGGAACAAGGCAGCTTTTTATCGACTATCGAAGAAACGATTGGTGGTTTAAAAGTGGTAAAAGGATACAATGCTGAGAACTATTTCAATACTATCTTTCAAAATTCAACGGAACGTTTTTTCAAACTGTCCAACAGTATTGGAAATCGCCAAAACTTAGCCTCGCCTGCCAGTGAGTTTATGGGAATTACTGTAATTGCAATATTACTTTGGTACGGAGGCCAAATGGTTCTGATTGAAAAAACACTCGACGGTCCCTCTTTTATTGCCTATATGGGATTAGCTTATAATATTTTAACTCCTGCAAAAGCAATCTCTAAGGCTTCTTACGGGGTAAAAAGAGGAAACGCCGCTGCAGAACGTGTTCTTGAAATTTTAGAGCAGGAAAACACCATTACCTCTAAAGACAAAGCAGTTGAAAAAACAACGTTCGACAGTAACATTAGCGTTCAGAATATCAACTTCAAATACGAAGATGAAACAGTTCTGAAAGACTTTTCTCTTGACATCAAAAAAGGACAAACCGTTGCACTTGTTGGACAATCCGGTAGCGGAAAAAGCACAATTGCCAATTTATTAACCCGTTTTTATGATGTAAACGACGGAACAATTTCGATTGACGGCATCAATATAAAAGATATGAACTTACAGTCTCTTCGCAGTTTGATGGGACTGGTAACTCAGGACAGCATTTTATTCAATGATACCATCAAAGCCAATATCGCCTTAGGAAAACTAAACGCTACAGACGATGAAATTATCGAGGCCTTAAAAATTGCAAATGCTTTTGAATTTGTAAACAACCTTCCTTTAGGCATTTACACCAACATTGGCGACAGCGGAAACAAACTTTCAGGAGGACAAAAACAACGATTATCAATTGCCAGAGCGGTCTTAAAAAACCCGCCAATTATGATTCTGGATGAAGCCACATCGGCATTGGATACTGAAAGCGAAAAATTTGTTCAGGTGGCTTTAGAGAACATGATGCAAAACAGAACTTCAATTGTAATTGCTCACCGACTTTCAACCATTCAGAAAGCGGATGTCATTGTTGTGATGCAAAAAGGTAAAATCGTAGAACAAGGAACTCATGACGAATTGATTGCCCACAACGGAACCTACAACAAACTGGTGACTATGCAATCTTTCGAATCATAA
- a CDS encoding glycosyltransferase family 2 protein: MNLSILIPLLNEEESLKELYSWIIKVMQSNNYSYEIIFVDDGSTDDSWNIIESFSNENPNVKGIRFMKNFGKSQALHAGFAKAQGDVIITMDADLQDSPDEIPGLYEMITVQKFDLVSGWKKKRYDSVVAKNLPSKLFNWAARKTSGVELNDFNCGLKAYKNAVVKNVEVSGEMHRYIPVLAKNAGFNKIGEKVVIHQARKYGETKFGMERFINGFLDLITIWFLSRFGKRPMHLFGAIGSLMFIIGFLLAGYIGISKLYHMYNGMKYSLITNNPWFFIALTTMILGTQLFLAGFLGEIILRTKNNEARYKVAREVNF, from the coding sequence ATGAATTTATCTATACTTATACCGCTTCTTAATGAGGAGGAATCACTAAAAGAACTCTATTCGTGGATTATTAAAGTGATGCAATCTAACAATTACTCTTATGAAATCATTTTTGTGGATGATGGAAGTACGGATGATTCTTGGAATATCATTGAAAGTTTCTCTAACGAAAATCCGAATGTAAAAGGAATTCGTTTTATGAAAAACTTTGGAAAATCGCAGGCTCTGCATGCCGGTTTTGCCAAAGCACAAGGAGATGTTATCATCACCATGGATGCGGATTTACAAGATAGCCCGGACGAAATTCCGGGTTTATATGAAATGATCACAGTTCAGAAATTTGATTTGGTTTCAGGATGGAAAAAGAAACGTTACGATTCTGTAGTAGCAAAAAATCTTCCTTCAAAACTATTTAACTGGGCCGCCAGAAAAACTTCAGGTGTCGAGTTAAACGATTTCAACTGCGGATTGAAAGCTTATAAAAATGCAGTAGTTAAAAACGTTGAAGTTTCGGGCGAAATGCACCGTTACATTCCGGTTTTGGCCAAGAATGCCGGTTTTAATAAAATCGGAGAAAAAGTGGTTATTCATCAGGCCCGTAAATATGGTGAAACTAAATTTGGAATGGAACGTTTTATAAACGGCTTTCTTGATTTGATTACGATTTGGTTCTTATCCCGTTTCGGAAAAAGACCTATGCACTTGTTTGGTGCCATTGGATCTTTGATGTTTATCATCGGATTTTTACTGGCGGGTTATATCGGAATTTCAAAATTATACCATATGTATAACGGAATGAAATACAGCCTAATCACCAATAATCCATGGTTTTTCATTGCTTTGACTACCATGATACTGGGAACGCAATTGTTCCTGGCTGGTTTTCTGGGTGAAATTATCCTGAGAACCAAAAACAACGAAGCTCGTTACAAAGTAGCCCGAGAGGTTAATTTTTAA
- a CDS encoding ABC-F family ATP-binding cassette domain-containing protein yields MITVNDISVQFGGTTLFSDVSFAINENDKIALMGKNGAGKSTLLKIIAGQSKPSTGSVSTPKDAVVAYLPQHLLTKDGSTVMEEASKAFGEIFKMKAEIDEINEQLTVRTDYESDAYMKLIERVSDLSEKYYAIEEVNYEAEVEKILTGLGFEREDFTRQTSEFSGGWRMRIELAKILLQKPDLILLDEPTNHMDIESIQWLEEFLVNSAKAVVVISHDRAFVDNITNRTIEVTMGRIYDYKAKYSHYLELRKDRRIHQQKAYDEQQKMIADNRAFIDRFKGTFSKTDAVQSRVKMLEKLEIVQVDEVDTSALRLKFPPAARSGQYPVIVKEMSKAYGDHVVFKDANVVIERGQKVAFVGKNGEGKSTMIKAIMKEIGVDSGSVEIGHNAQIGYFAQNQASLLDENATIFETIDAIAVGDIRTQIKNILGAFMFQGDDITKKVKVLSGGEKTRLAMIKLLLEPVNLLILDEPSNHLDMKTKDIIKDALRDFDGTLILVSHDRDFLDGLATKVFEFGNKRVKEHFEDVAGFLAHKKMDSMREIEK; encoded by the coding sequence ATGATTACAGTTAACGATATTTCGGTTCAGTTTGGTGGAACTACATTATTTAGCGATGTTTCTTTTGCTATCAATGAAAATGATAAAATTGCCCTTATGGGTAAAAATGGTGCGGGAAAATCGACACTTTTAAAAATAATTGCCGGTCAAAGTAAACCTTCTACCGGAAGTGTTTCGACTCCGAAAGATGCTGTTGTGGCTTATTTGCCTCAGCATTTGTTAACAAAAGATGGTTCTACTGTAATGGAAGAAGCTTCTAAGGCTTTTGGAGAAATTTTTAAAATGAAAGCTGAAATCGATGAAATCAACGAGCAATTAACGGTTCGTACTGACTATGAAAGTGATGCTTACATGAAACTAATCGAGAGAGTTTCAGATTTAAGTGAGAAATATTATGCGATCGAAGAAGTAAACTACGAAGCTGAAGTTGAAAAAATATTAACTGGTTTAGGTTTTGAGCGCGAAGATTTTACTCGTCAGACTTCTGAATTTTCAGGAGGATGGAGAATGCGTATTGAATTGGCTAAAATTCTTCTTCAAAAACCGGATTTGATTTTACTGGATGAGCCAACCAATCACATGGATATTGAAAGTATCCAATGGTTGGAAGAGTTTTTGGTTAATTCGGCAAAAGCAGTAGTTGTGATTTCACACGATAGAGCATTCGTAGATAATATTACGAATCGTACTATTGAGGTGACCATGGGAAGGATTTACGATTACAAAGCGAAATATTCTCATTATTTAGAATTGAGAAAAGACCGTCGTATACACCAACAAAAAGCATACGATGAACAGCAAAAAATGATCGCTGATAATAGGGCTTTTATTGATCGTTTTAAAGGAACATTCTCAAAAACAGACGCCGTTCAGTCTCGTGTAAAAATGCTGGAGAAGCTTGAAATTGTTCAGGTTGATGAAGTAGATACTTCTGCATTACGTTTAAAATTCCCGCCAGCGGCACGTTCGGGGCAATACCCAGTTATTGTAAAAGAAATGTCTAAGGCTTATGGAGACCATGTGGTATTTAAAGATGCTAATGTCGTTATCGAACGTGGTCAGAAAGTAGCATTTGTGGGGAAAAATGGAGAAGGAAAATCGACCATGATCAAAGCGATCATGAAGGAAATTGGAGTTGATTCCGGAAGTGTTGAGATTGGACATAACGCACAAATTGGATATTTTGCACAGAATCAGGCTTCTTTATTAGATGAAAATGCTACTATTTTTGAAACGATCGATGCTATTGCGGTAGGAGATATCCGTACTCAGATTAAAAATATTCTGGGAGCGTTTATGTTCCAGGGAGATGATATTACCAAAAAAGTAAAAGTGCTTTCAGGAGGAGAAAAAACTCGTTTGGCAATGATTAAATTATTGTTAGAGCCTGTAAACTTATTGATTCTGGATGAGCCTTCGAATCACCTGGACATGAAAACCAAAGATATTATTAAAGATGCCTTACGTGATTTCGACGGAACTTTAATTTTGGTTTCTCACGACCGTGATTTCCTTGACGGCTTGGCTACTAAAGTGTTTGAATTTGGAAACAAACGTGTAAAAGAGCACTTTGAAGATGTTGCAGGATTCCTGGCACATAAGAAAATGGATTCTATGCGAGAAATCGAAAAATAA
- a CDS encoding phospho-sugar mutase yields MNIAPNILNAVNEWLTPTFDSETQAAVKELMTTSPKELEESFYKNLEFGTGGMRGVMGVGSNRINKYTLGKNTQGLSDYLHIAFPNQPLKVVIAYDCRHNSNTLAKIVADVFSANGIHVYLFSDLRPTPELSFALKYLGCQCGIVLTASHNPPEYNGYKVYWEDGGQIVPPQDTAIIDTIENLGYDKIKFKANESLIEYIDSEIDKAFVKSSIENASFNTPAKAKDNLHIVFTSLHGTSIKSIPDTLSQAGYKNVHIVPEQAIPDGNFPTVKSPNPEEPEALTMALALADKTNSDIVIGTDPDCDRLGVAVRNNEGKLILLNGNQTMVMMTAFLLKQWKKAGKINGKQFIGSTIVSTPMMMELATNYGVECKIGLTGFKWIAKMIKDFPQLQFIGGGEESFGFMVGDAVRDKDAVAATLLICEVAAQAKAAGSSVYKELLQLYVENGFYKEHLISITKKGMQGLEEINQMMISLRENPLKEISGQRVIMMEDYQTSIALNLLTGEESVMDIPKSNVLIYYTEDGSKICARPSGTEPKIKFYISVNAQLDSVEDFDAAESYLDEKIQSIIAGMQLK; encoded by the coding sequence ATGAATATAGCACCTAATATTCTAAATGCAGTAAACGAATGGCTAACCCCTACATTTGATAGCGAAACGCAAGCTGCTGTTAAAGAATTAATGACAACCTCACCAAAGGAACTAGAGGAAAGTTTTTATAAAAATCTGGAATTTGGAACTGGCGGAATGCGTGGTGTGATGGGTGTTGGAAGCAACCGAATTAACAAATACACCCTTGGAAAAAACACTCAGGGCTTATCTGATTATTTACATATTGCATTCCCAAACCAACCATTAAAAGTAGTTATTGCGTATGATTGTCGTCACAACAGCAATACCTTAGCAAAGATTGTTGCAGATGTTTTTTCGGCAAACGGAATTCACGTGTATTTATTTTCAGATTTGAGACCAACTCCGGAATTATCCTTTGCTCTTAAATATTTAGGCTGCCAATGTGGAATTGTATTAACGGCTTCTCACAACCCACCGGAATATAACGGTTATAAAGTATACTGGGAAGATGGCGGACAAATTGTACCTCCACAGGATACTGCAATTATCGACACGATCGAGAATTTAGGTTATGATAAAATTAAATTTAAAGCTAACGAAAGCCTGATCGAGTATATCGATAGCGAAATTGACAAAGCTTTTGTAAAATCGTCTATCGAAAACGCAAGCTTCAATACTCCTGCTAAAGCAAAAGACAACCTACATATTGTTTTTACTTCTTTGCACGGAACCTCTATAAAATCTATTCCTGATACTTTATCGCAGGCAGGTTATAAAAACGTACACATCGTACCGGAACAAGCTATTCCTGATGGAAATTTCCCAACGGTAAAATCTCCAAATCCTGAAGAACCTGAAGCTTTAACTATGGCTTTGGCTTTGGCTGATAAAACGAATTCCGATATTGTAATCGGAACAGACCCTGATTGCGATCGTCTTGGAGTTGCTGTTAGAAACAACGAAGGCAAACTGATTTTACTGAACGGAAATCAAACTATGGTTATGATGACTGCTTTCTTATTGAAACAATGGAAAAAAGCGGGTAAAATTAACGGAAAACAATTCATTGGATCTACCATTGTTTCCACTCCGATGATGATGGAATTAGCCACTAATTATGGTGTTGAATGCAAAATAGGATTGACAGGTTTTAAATGGATTGCCAAAATGATCAAAGATTTTCCTCAACTTCAATTTATTGGAGGCGGTGAAGAAAGCTTTGGTTTCATGGTTGGTGATGCCGTAAGAGATAAAGATGCCGTTGCTGCAACCTTATTAATCTGTGAAGTTGCCGCTCAGGCAAAAGCAGCAGGAAGCAGTGTTTACAAAGAACTTCTTCAGCTTTATGTTGAAAACGGTTTCTATAAAGAACATTTGATTTCTATAACAAAAAAAGGAATGCAGGGTCTGGAAGAGATCAACCAAATGATGATCAGTTTGCGCGAAAATCCATTGAAAGAAATCAGCGGACAACGTGTGATCATGATGGAAGACTACCAGACATCAATTGCTTTGAATTTATTGACCGGAGAAGAATCTGTAATGGATATTCCAAAATCAAATGTATTGATTTATTACACTGAAGACGGTTCTAAAATTTGCGCAAGACCAAGTGGAACTGAGCCAAAAATTAAATTCTACATTAGTGTTAATGCACAGTTGGATTCCGTTGAGGATTTCGATGCGGCAGAAAGCTACCTGGACGAAAAGATACAAAGCATTATTGCAGGTATGCAATTGAAATAA
- a CDS encoding ABC transporter permease: protein MQNFFSLLKREFQLFWKNKVLRILFIGAPILYGVLLGYVYGKGKVTDLPILVVDQDRSELSSKVIQMFEDNEVLSVSSILYDQNNLSKLAIQKDATCVVIIPKDFEKMTLTKKYPEITTIVNTSNVLTANYASTAIQICLGTLKAGVQIETLRKQGVPENLLASQYEPFKTTFIKKYNRSTNYMYFLWPGVLATVLQQVLLLGLALSFASEFENGTFKDLVKKCPSILKMLTVKIIPYLIMSFGIWIIYWLFTLWFRLPFYENLAPLTFIAGIFVLAASFIGILVSIVVPNQLKATEILMVIATPSFILSGFTWPLSQMPQTVQAIANVIPLTHFLRAFRILIIENGTFSQTTASIRNMIIIGLVCAIAAYIALYFKKKEALKEI, encoded by the coding sequence ATGCAAAATTTCTTTTCATTGCTTAAACGGGAATTTCAATTGTTTTGGAAAAACAAAGTCCTGAGAATCCTTTTTATCGGCGCACCTATTTTATATGGTGTTTTATTAGGCTACGTTTACGGAAAGGGCAAAGTTACCGACTTACCCATTCTTGTAGTCGATCAGGACCGTTCTGAACTAAGCTCAAAAGTCATTCAAATGTTTGAAGACAACGAAGTATTATCCGTCTCCTCCATTTTATACGACCAGAACAATCTTTCTAAACTTGCCATACAGAAAGATGCCACTTGCGTCGTTATCATTCCGAAAGATTTTGAAAAAATGACGCTCACCAAAAAATATCCTGAAATTACAACTATCGTTAACACCTCTAATGTACTCACTGCTAACTATGCCTCAACAGCCATACAAATTTGCCTAGGTACTCTAAAGGCGGGAGTTCAGATCGAAACCTTAAGAAAACAAGGAGTTCCGGAAAACTTGCTTGCCTCCCAATATGAACCTTTCAAAACTACGTTTATCAAAAAGTACAACCGAAGTACTAATTATATGTATTTTCTCTGGCCGGGGGTTTTGGCGACTGTTCTTCAACAGGTTTTACTATTAGGACTGGCGCTTTCATTTGCATCAGAATTTGAGAATGGAACTTTTAAAGACCTTGTGAAAAAATGCCCATCAATCTTAAAAATGCTAACTGTAAAAATCATTCCCTATCTGATCATGAGCTTTGGAATCTGGATCATTTACTGGCTTTTCACTTTGTGGTTCCGACTGCCATTTTACGAAAACTTAGCCCCTCTTACTTTTATTGCCGGAATTTTTGTGCTGGCGGCTTCTTTCATCGGAATCCTGGTGAGCATCGTAGTTCCGAATCAGTTAAAAGCAACTGAGATTTTAATGGTAATAGCCACACCAAGCTTTATCTTAAGTGGTTTTACCTGGCCCTTAAGTCAAATGCCACAGACAGTACAAGCCATTGCCAATGTAATTCCGCTCACCCATTTTTTACGAGCTTTCAGAATATTAATTATAGAGAACGGTACCTTTTCACAAACCACAGCCTCTATACGCAACATGATCATCATTGGACTCGTGTGTGCCATAGCTGCCTACATTGCCTTATACTTTAAAAAGAAAGAAGCACTTAAAGAAATTTAG